One Burkholderiaceae bacterium DAT-1 DNA segment encodes these proteins:
- a CDS encoding pyridoxine 5'-phosphate synthase — translation MTVLSVNVNKIAVLRNSRGDDLPSVTQAARVCIAAGCGGITVHPRPDQRHIRPQDVYDLASMLKGTSIEFNIEGNPFAPPRDGYPGMIELVRATRPAQATLVPDADGQITSDHGFNLRKDADRLRPLIAELKSLGSRVSLFIDADAEDIALAKEIGADRLEIYTGPYAKAFAAGGATSELAQCRKLIDQARANGLGMNAGHDLSQANLGAFLRALPEVEEVSIGHALIGEALYDGLATTVKNYLNVIRSVSA, via the coding sequence ATGACCGTGTTGTCAGTCAATGTGAATAAAATTGCGGTGCTGCGTAATTCACGTGGAGATGATTTGCCCAGTGTCACGCAGGCTGCGCGCGTGTGTATTGCGGCAGGTTGTGGCGGCATTACCGTTCACCCGCGTCCGGATCAGCGCCATATCAGGCCGCAGGATGTATATGATCTGGCATCCATGCTAAAAGGCACCTCCATCGAGTTCAATATCGAGGGCAATCCGTTTGCACCGCCGCGAGATGGCTATCCGGGCATGATCGAACTTGTGCGTGCTACACGACCGGCGCAAGCGACTCTCGTGCCGGATGCCGATGGACAAATTACGTCTGATCACGGGTTTAATCTGCGTAAAGATGCAGATCGTTTGCGGCCGCTGATTGCGGAGCTGAAATCGCTTGGTAGTCGGGTGAGTCTGTTTATTGATGCCGATGCAGAAGATATTGCATTGGCTAAAGAAATTGGCGCAGATCGACTCGAAATCTATACCGGGCCCTATGCAAAAGCATTTGCAGCAGGGGGGGCGACTAGCGAACTGGCTCAGTGCCGGAAGTTAATTGATCAGGCGCGCGCGAATGGATTGGGCATGAATGCGGGGCACGATTTGAGTCAGGCAAATCTGGGTGCATTTCTGAGGGCGTTACCGGAAGTTGAAGAAGTATCTATCGGGCATGCGCTGATCGGCGAGGCGCTCTATGATGGGTTGGCCACCACCGTGAAAAACTATCTGAATGTGATTCGGTCGGTATCTGCGTAA
- the hflC gene encoding protease modulator HflC, with protein MQKLMSSLIGILFAGLLLSACVFTVDQRQYAVVFQMGEMVRVVKEPGLQFQLPFVQNVRYFDKRIMTLDGGMAQRFITAEKKSVLVDSYVKWQIVDVEQFYRSVGTSVKQANDRLMRTLNDALRAEFGKQTVQDVISGKRDDVMAMVRAVANADAGKIGVKIVDVRLKRVDFPEEISAAVFDRMVSERKTVAAQLRAEGMAEQTQIRAEADRKREVIIADAYQKAQEIIGEGDARASAIYADAFGKNPEFYAFYRSMDAYQKTFKSKSDVIVLDPSSAFLKYMRDPKAGGK; from the coding sequence ATGCAGAAGCTCATGTCTAGTTTGATCGGGATACTGTTTGCCGGACTGTTGTTATCGGCATGCGTATTTACCGTTGATCAGCGCCAATATGCCGTCGTATTCCAGATGGGCGAGATGGTGCGCGTGGTGAAAGAGCCCGGGCTGCAGTTCCAGTTACCCTTTGTTCAGAACGTGCGCTACTTCGACAAACGCATCATGACCCTGGATGGCGGCATGGCGCAGCGTTTCATCACCGCTGAAAAGAAGAGCGTGCTGGTGGATAGCTATGTCAAATGGCAGATCGTAGATGTCGAACAGTTCTACCGCAGTGTGGGTACCAGTGTAAAGCAGGCCAATGATCGCTTGATGCGTACGCTCAACGATGCCTTGCGTGCGGAGTTTGGTAAGCAGACTGTTCAGGATGTCATTTCTGGCAAGCGCGACGATGTGATGGCTATGGTACGTGCCGTGGCGAATGCCGACGCAGGCAAAATCGGCGTGAAAATTGTCGATGTTCGCCTGAAACGCGTTGATTTCCCCGAAGAAATCAGTGCAGCGGTGTTTGATCGCATGGTGTCCGAGCGGAAGACCGTGGCTGCGCAGCTGCGTGCTGAAGGGATGGCTGAACAGACGCAGATTCGCGCCGAAGCTGATCGTAAACGCGAAGTGATTATTGCGGATGCGTATCAGAAAGCACAGGAAATTATCGGTGAAGGTGATGCGCGTGCGTCGGCAATTTATGCGGATGCGTTTGGTAAAAATCCAGAGTTTTATGCGTTCTACCGTAGCATGGATGCTTACCAGAAGACGTTCAAGTCAAAGAGCGATGTGATTGTGCTCGACCCGTCTTCAGCCTTCCTGAAATATATGCGGGATCCCAAGGCAGGCGGCAAGTGA
- a CDS encoding DUF2065 domain-containing protein, producing MNTDLVVTVLALVLIVEGLLPFISPATWRKVVLQMMTLEDGQIRFIGLAAVLSGLFLLWLS from the coding sequence ATGAATACCGACCTTGTGGTAACGGTACTGGCCCTCGTCCTGATTGTCGAGGGCCTCTTGCCGTTTATATCCCCGGCGACCTGGCGTAAGGTTGTGCTGCAGATGATGACGCTTGAAGACGGACAAATCCGCTTTATTGGTCTCGCTGCCGTGTTGTCGGGTCTGTTTTTGCTCTGGTTGAGCTGA
- the hflX gene encoding GTPase HflX, which yields MFERHEGGNRAVLVCLDFGEPEHRESIEELKLLVEGNGYAVLGVIEGKRQKPDPKLFAGSGKVEEVAALVRAHDASIVIFNHSLSGAQERNLERALECRVCDRVRLILAIFAQRARSNEGKLQVELAQLQYMSTRLVRGWTHLERQAGGIGMRGGPGETQLEMDRRMLTERIKQVKDRLKKLEKQRDTQRRARERSNTFSVSLVGYTNAGKSTLFNALTHARAYAADQLFATLDTQSRKLFLDLQHSLVLSDTVGFIRDLPHSLVEAFKATLEETVRADLLLHVVDSASDTREMQMIEVNKVLQEIGADSIRQLVILNKIDLRDGEPAVEHDEYGRISAVRLSARTGVGLDLLRQALIESMDNTSSSTEDTHDPT from the coding sequence GTGTTTGAGCGCCATGAGGGCGGCAATCGTGCCGTTCTGGTTTGTCTCGATTTCGGTGAGCCCGAGCATCGCGAAAGTATTGAAGAATTAAAATTGCTCGTTGAGGGCAATGGTTACGCCGTACTTGGTGTGATTGAGGGTAAGCGCCAGAAGCCCGATCCAAAGCTATTTGCCGGAAGCGGCAAAGTTGAAGAGGTGGCGGCATTAGTGCGAGCGCACGATGCTAGCATTGTCATCTTCAATCATTCGCTCAGTGGCGCACAGGAACGCAATCTTGAACGCGCGCTTGAATGTCGGGTTTGTGATCGTGTACGTCTGATCCTGGCTATTTTTGCGCAACGCGCCCGAAGCAACGAAGGTAAGCTGCAAGTTGAGCTGGCTCAGTTGCAGTATATGTCCACTCGCCTTGTGCGCGGTTGGACGCACCTTGAGCGGCAGGCTGGTGGGATTGGTATGCGCGGTGGGCCGGGTGAAACCCAGCTCGAAATGGACCGCCGTATGCTGACTGAGCGCATCAAACAGGTGAAGGATCGCCTGAAGAAGCTGGAAAAGCAGCGTGATACCCAGCGTCGTGCACGGGAGCGGTCAAATACGTTTTCAGTGTCCCTGGTCGGTTATACCAATGCGGGAAAATCGACGCTGTTTAATGCGTTGACGCATGCGCGAGCTTATGCTGCCGATCAATTGTTTGCGACATTGGATACGCAGAGTAGAAAGCTGTTTCTTGATTTGCAGCACAGTCTGGTGCTGTCCGATACAGTGGGATTTATCCGGGATCTACCGCATAGCCTTGTCGAGGCATTCAAGGCGACACTGGAAGAAACTGTTCGGGCAGATCTACTGCTTCACGTGGTGGATAGCGCAAGCGATACCCGTGAAATGCAAATGATTGAAGTGAACAAGGTATTGCAGGAAATTGGTGCGGATTCGATTCGCCAGCTGGTCATTCTGAATAAGATTGACCTGCGTGATGGCGAGCCCGCGGTGGAGCACGATGAATATGGTAGAATCTCGGCCGTCCGTTTAAGCGCCCGTACTGGCGTTGGGCTGGATTTACTCCGCCAGGCGTTGATCGAATCCATGGATAACACATCATCTTCGACGGAAGATACGCATGACCCAACCTGA
- the hflK gene encoding FtsH protease activity modulator HflK — MTQPDPQWGKKPEGGPPDLDEVFGRMFKRMSQFFGGKPGSQQPQGNHAGIAGGLTVAGFVLGAIYLSSGFYMVDAREEAIVLRFGKFVALNEAGPHWRLPWPIERHEIVRLSDVRSVEVGGSGRNESQMLTQDQNIVDVQLEVQYDIKDAKAFMFNNDRAAGDQDARDLVRKVAETSIREVVGSNKVDFVLREGRTQIAADTTRLAQSLLDNYASGIHVVKVNINDVQPPEEVQAAFADTVKAGQDKVKYKNEGQAYANSRLPEAEGVASRLLQEAEGHRQTVVARAEGDAARFRKVAMEYAKAPQVTRDRMYYDTMQQVLSSATKVVSDQKSGGGGNLIYLPLDKIMQMGGASAGSGATDSKPKEQASVVMPESLTAKPHDSSVRSEVREGR, encoded by the coding sequence ATGACCCAACCTGATCCGCAGTGGGGCAAAAAGCCCGAGGGCGGCCCGCCCGATCTGGACGAAGTGTTCGGCCGGATGTTCAAACGAATGAGCCAATTTTTTGGCGGCAAACCCGGTTCACAGCAACCGCAAGGAAATCATGCCGGCATTGCTGGCGGCTTGACCGTTGCTGGATTTGTACTCGGCGCGATCTATCTGTCGAGCGGATTTTATATGGTCGATGCTCGAGAAGAGGCGATTGTGCTCCGCTTTGGCAAGTTTGTTGCGCTGAATGAGGCTGGCCCGCATTGGCGTCTGCCCTGGCCGATCGAACGTCACGAAATTGTGCGTTTGTCGGATGTCCGCTCCGTTGAAGTAGGTGGCAGCGGTCGCAATGAGTCGCAAATGCTGACTCAGGATCAGAACATTGTTGATGTACAGCTAGAAGTGCAATACGACATCAAGGATGCAAAGGCGTTCATGTTCAATAATGATCGTGCCGCAGGCGATCAGGATGCGCGGGATCTCGTTCGTAAGGTCGCCGAAACCTCGATCCGTGAAGTCGTCGGGAGCAATAAGGTCGATTTTGTGTTGCGCGAGGGTCGTACACAGATCGCGGCAGATACGACACGATTGGCGCAGAGTTTGCTGGATAACTATGCATCCGGAATTCATGTCGTCAAAGTGAATATCAACGATGTGCAACCGCCAGAGGAAGTACAGGCTGCTTTTGCCGATACGGTTAAAGCCGGTCAGGATAAAGTGAAGTACAAGAACGAAGGTCAGGCTTACGCAAACAGCCGCCTGCCTGAGGCTGAAGGTGTTGCTTCGCGCCTGCTGCAGGAAGCCGAGGGACATCGCCAGACCGTGGTAGCACGGGCCGAAGGTGATGCTGCACGTTTCCGCAAGGTGGCCATGGAATATGCCAAGGCACCACAGGTGACGCGTGACCGCATGTACTACGACACCATGCAGCAAGTGTTAAGTAGCGCCACCAAGGTTGTGTCAGACCAGAAATCCGGTGGGGGCGGCAATCTGATCTATCTGCCGCTCGACAAGATCATGCAGATGGGTGGAGCGAGCGCAGGTAGCGGTGCGACAGATTCAAAACCCAAGGAGCAGGCTAGTGTCGTGATGCCGGAGTCCCTGACCGCTAAGCCGCACGATTCAAGTGTCCGCTCAGAAGTACGGGAGGGCCGCTGA
- a CDS encoding adenylosuccinate synthase, which translates to MSRNVVVIGTQWGDEGKGKIVDWLTDHTDGVVRFQGGHNAGHTLVIGGKKTVLRLIPSGILRAGTACYIGNGVVLSPQALLQEIGELEAAGVDVASRLKISEACPLILPYHIAMDQAREAAKGAGKIGTTGRGIGPAYEDKVARRAIRVQDLFHRERFSAKLGENLDYYNFMLKHYYKAETVDFQKTLDDTFALAERIKPMVADVSRLINDQFAAGKQFLFEGAQGTLLDVDHGTYPFVTSSNCVAGAAAPGAGVAPHMLHYVLGITKAYTTRVGSGPFPTELFDDVGAGLAKRGNEFGSVTGRPRRTGWFDAAALKRSIQINGVSGLCVTKLDVMDGMDVIQLCVGYEINGEKRDILPVGADELSGCKPIYEELPGWQESTFGVKRYEDLPASARAYLKRIEEVTGAPIDIISTGPDREETIVMRHPFTH; encoded by the coding sequence ATGAGCCGAAATGTAGTCGTCATTGGCACCCAGTGGGGTGACGAAGGGAAAGGTAAGATCGTCGATTGGCTGACCGATCATACCGATGGTGTGGTGCGCTTTCAGGGCGGTCACAACGCTGGTCATACACTGGTCATTGGTGGCAAGAAAACTGTTCTGCGCCTGATTCCGTCGGGCATTCTGCGCGCCGGTACCGCCTGTTACATCGGTAATGGCGTGGTGCTGTCGCCGCAAGCTTTGCTGCAGGAAATCGGCGAGCTGGAAGCTGCTGGCGTGGATGTGGCCAGCCGCCTGAAGATCTCCGAAGCCTGTCCGCTGATTTTGCCGTATCACATCGCCATGGATCAGGCGCGTGAAGCCGCCAAGGGCGCAGGCAAGATTGGTACCACCGGTCGTGGTATCGGCCCGGCATATGAAGACAAGGTGGCGCGTCGTGCTATTCGTGTGCAGGATCTGTTCCACCGCGAGCGTTTCTCTGCCAAGCTGGGTGAAAACCTCGACTACTACAACTTCATGCTGAAGCACTACTACAAGGCAGAAACGGTCGACTTCCAGAAGACACTGGACGACACCTTTGCACTGGCAGAGCGCATCAAGCCGATGGTGGCTGACGTGTCCCGCCTGATCAATGACCAATTCGCGGCAGGCAAGCAGTTCCTGTTTGAAGGTGCGCAAGGTACCCTGCTGGATGTTGATCACGGCACCTATCCGTTCGTGACTTCGTCCAACTGCGTGGCAGGTGCTGCTGCGCCGGGCGCTGGTGTGGCGCCGCACATGCTGCATTACGTGCTGGGTATTACCAAGGCTTACACGACCCGCGTGGGTTCCGGTCCGTTCCCGACCGAGCTGTTCGATGATGTCGGTGCTGGCCTGGCCAAGCGCGGCAACGAATTTGGTTCGGTAACCGGTCGTCCGCGCCGTACTGGCTGGTTTGATGCAGCTGCACTCAAGCGTTCCATCCAGATCAATGGCGTGTCAGGTCTGTGTGTTACCAAGCTCGACGTCATGGATGGCATGGACGTGATCCAGTTGTGCGTGGGCTACGAAATCAACGGCGAGAAGCGCGACATTCTGCCGGTTGGCGCAGATGAGCTGTCGGGTTGCAAACCGATTTACGAAGAGCTGCCAGGTTGGCAGGAAAGCACCTTCGGCGTGAAACGCTACGAAGATCTGCCTGCTAGCGCCCGCGCCTACCTGAAGCGTATTGAAGAAGTTACCGGTGCGCCGATCGATATCATTTCGACCGGTCCGGATCGCGAAGAAACCATCGTGATGCGCCACCCGTTCACTCACTGA
- a CDS encoding response regulator: MAMLNWQDIDRFDWLATPVWVIDPVTAHWKWANASALAFFGVNRIEELHSQGGLPLGEVNTGMLEHMVMQVSEGSTHHSQQILAPKGKRESVNLSVAGMMDSEGNIALCMQAETMTAHADPMALRGVEAVLHFAMAVCMLDLDGTILMMNPSAQRTFPQLQAGAEFAAAFAVMEEGRQVWRDAIEDGVGAGEFMMASLPRQGWHNIVLHRAIDPVMQRPAMLFTALDVTLRKAFETQLITAKDAAEAANQAKSEFLANMSHEIRTPLNAIVGMADLLNETRLQAEQRDYLDTIRFSARALLDLVGDILDFSRIEADKLELDRYPFNLSETLTKCVDLMRLRANEKAIQLRLEADPTVPAWVMGDAGRLRQVLINLLGNAVKFTEAGEVVLRAAVLHTAEGETRLRFAVKDTGIGIPADKLSQIFEAFSQADGSITRRYGGTGLGLTISRRLVSMMGGSLAVQSRSGEGSEFSFDIVMPITRALEQESSRNLIPSRSLHILLAEDNAMNRKLALALLQGGGHRITIAVNGREAVEHYQTQRFDLVLMDMQMPEMDGLQATRNIREIEDGKGHTPIVAMTANASPEDRRKCIESGMDEFLTKPLSIDALRALIADIANAGPEAEADAFLQSNADEAGGESDSHYLESANQGLYHFDVESAMRCCGDNRELVSALIEIFCEEWPERRRSIEQAVDCEALSQQAHKMKGSFGALGISVGVQAAYDVERPAREGIRDEVALTHLFALGDAVVTVTTQWREQFMRVA, translated from the coding sequence ATGGCAATGTTGAACTGGCAGGATATTGATCGTTTTGACTGGTTGGCGACGCCTGTGTGGGTGATTGATCCTGTCACTGCTCACTGGAAATGGGCGAACGCGTCTGCGCTCGCATTTTTCGGCGTCAATCGGATAGAGGAATTGCACTCACAGGGTGGCTTACCGCTCGGTGAAGTGAATACGGGCATGCTTGAACACATGGTCATGCAAGTGTCCGAAGGGAGCACGCATCATTCACAGCAAATTCTTGCACCCAAAGGTAAGCGCGAGAGTGTCAATCTGAGCGTGGCCGGCATGATGGACAGCGAGGGCAATATCGCCTTGTGCATGCAGGCAGAAACCATGACCGCTCATGCTGATCCTATGGCACTGCGTGGTGTGGAGGCAGTGCTTCATTTTGCGATGGCTGTGTGCATGCTTGATCTGGATGGCACCATTCTGATGATGAATCCATCCGCACAGCGAACCTTTCCGCAACTGCAGGCAGGGGCGGAATTCGCTGCGGCATTTGCGGTCATGGAAGAGGGGCGCCAGGTCTGGCGGGATGCGATCGAAGATGGCGTGGGCGCTGGCGAGTTTATGATGGCGAGCCTGCCTCGTCAGGGATGGCACAATATCGTGCTGCACCGCGCAATTGATCCGGTGATGCAGCGCCCGGCCATGCTGTTTACTGCGCTGGACGTCACATTGCGTAAGGCATTTGAAACCCAGTTGATTACCGCGAAGGATGCGGCAGAGGCGGCAAATCAGGCCAAGAGCGAATTCTTGGCCAATATGAGTCATGAAATCCGCACACCATTAAATGCCATTGTCGGCATGGCGGATCTGCTCAACGAAACGCGTCTTCAGGCTGAACAGCGTGACTATCTGGATACGATCCGCTTTTCCGCTCGTGCTTTGCTTGATCTTGTTGGCGATATTCTCGATTTCTCGCGTATCGAAGCTGATAAGCTCGAACTGGATCGTTACCCATTCAATCTAAGTGAAACCCTGACTAAGTGTGTCGATTTGATGCGCTTGCGGGCAAACGAAAAAGCAATCCAATTGCGCTTGGAGGCCGATCCAACGGTACCTGCGTGGGTGATGGGTGATGCCGGGCGCCTGCGGCAGGTATTGATCAATTTATTGGGGAATGCAGTCAAATTCACCGAAGCGGGGGAGGTCGTGTTGCGTGCCGCAGTGTTGCATACCGCTGAGGGAGAAACTCGTCTGCGCTTTGCGGTGAAGGATACCGGGATTGGCATTCCTGCCGATAAGCTCAGCCAGATATTTGAGGCGTTCTCCCAGGCGGACGGTTCAATTACCCGCCGGTATGGTGGAACGGGACTGGGACTGACGATTTCCAGACGACTTGTCTCCATGATGGGTGGCTCACTTGCGGTGCAATCACGTAGTGGCGAGGGAAGTGAGTTCAGTTTCGATATTGTGATGCCGATTACACGTGCGTTGGAGCAGGAATCGAGCCGTAATCTGATACCGTCAAGATCCCTGCATATCCTGCTGGCAGAGGATAACGCGATGAACCGCAAACTTGCGCTTGCGCTTCTGCAGGGCGGCGGTCACCGCATCACCATCGCCGTAAATGGCCGCGAAGCGGTTGAGCATTACCAGACTCAGCGCTTTGATCTTGTTCTGATGGATATGCAGATGCCGGAAATGGATGGTCTGCAGGCTACTCGTAACATACGTGAAATCGAGGATGGTAAGGGGCATACGCCCATCGTTGCCATGACAGCCAATGCTTCTCCGGAAGATAGGCGGAAATGCATCGAGTCAGGCATGGACGAGTTCTTGACCAAACCATTGTCCATCGATGCATTGCGGGCGCTGATTGCGGATATCGCCAATGCGGGGCCGGAAGCGGAAGCGGATGCCTTCCTGCAATCAAACGCAGATGAGGCGGGGGGAGAGTCAGATTCTCATTATCTGGAGTCTGCCAATCAGGGCTTGTATCACTTTGATGTGGAGAGTGCGATGCGCTGCTGCGGCGATAATCGCGAACTTGTCTCGGCACTGATCGAAATATTTTGCGAGGAATGGCCCGAGCGACGCAGAAGCATCGAGCAGGCCGTGGACTGTGAAGCACTCTCGCAGCAGGCTCACAAGATGAAAGGTAGTTTTGGTGCGCTAGGCATCTCCGTGGGCGTGCAGGCAGCCTATGATGTTGAGCGCCCGGCCCGAGAGGGGATTCGCGATGAGGTCGCGCTGACTCATCTATTTGCGCTTGGTGATGCGGTCGTCACCGTCACCACGCAATGGCGGGAACAGTTTATGCGCGTGGCTTAG
- a CDS encoding ATP phosphoribosyltransferase regulatory subunit, with protein sequence MRNWILPENTADLLPPQARRVELLRRSMLDRCAAFGYELVLPPLLEYVESLVGEDDSALDMKTYKLMDQLSGRQLGLRADITPQVARIDAHLLNRQGVARLCYAAPTVQTLPDGIFSAREPLQLGAEIYGHAGVEADAEVLELAVDCLSLAEINVLHIDIGHVGFFAELAQSAGLSAAARAEVFNAIQQKDTATLKSLTAAVPAELAAALQALPALYGDASILDKAAAVLPATTVCSAALCELRELAAQLQARGITVSFDLSELRSGFYHTGLVFTIYAEGWPNAIARGGRYDHAGARFGRSRPATGFSIDIKEIADRLPPALARPAILAPSGSDPELLAAIRTLRQSGETVVVRLGDIVDVEELHADRILVRMNDQWGVQPLVV encoded by the coding sequence ATGCGTAACTGGATTCTGCCTGAAAATACTGCCGACTTGCTGCCACCCCAGGCACGGCGAGTCGAACTGCTGCGCCGAAGCATGCTGGATCGTTGCGCGGCTTTTGGTTATGAGCTGGTTTTACCGCCACTGCTCGAGTACGTCGAGTCACTGGTGGGTGAGGATGACAGCGCACTGGATATGAAAACCTACAAGCTGATGGATCAGTTATCTGGTCGTCAACTGGGTTTGCGCGCTGACATTACCCCCCAGGTGGCGCGTATTGATGCGCACCTGCTGAACCGCCAGGGGGTGGCGCGCCTCTGTTATGCCGCACCAACCGTGCAAACGCTGCCTGATGGTATTTTTTCCGCGCGCGAACCCTTGCAGCTTGGCGCGGAAATATATGGCCATGCAGGCGTTGAAGCCGATGCGGAAGTGCTGGAGCTGGCGGTGGATTGCCTGTCGCTTGCCGAGATCAATGTGCTGCATATTGATATTGGTCACGTTGGCTTTTTTGCCGAGCTGGCACAGTCTGCAGGATTGAGTGCTGCAGCGCGTGCGGAGGTCTTCAACGCGATCCAGCAAAAAGATACCGCCACACTCAAATCGCTAACTGCTGCAGTACCAGCAGAGCTAGCCGCTGCATTACAGGCACTGCCCGCACTGTATGGGGATGCTTCGATACTGGATAAGGCCGCTGCAGTGCTGCCGGCGACAACTGTGTGCAGCGCCGCCTTGTGTGAACTGCGTGAACTGGCTGCGCAATTGCAGGCGAGGGGAATCACCGTCAGCTTTGATCTGTCCGAGTTGCGCTCCGGTTTCTACCATACAGGTCTCGTATTTACGATATACGCCGAAGGCTGGCCGAACGCCATCGCCCGTGGTGGCCGCTATGATCACGCAGGCGCCCGCTTTGGACGCAGTCGTCCGGCTACAGGATTTAGTATAGATATCAAAGAAATTGCCGACCGCTTGCCGCCTGCGCTGGCCCGCCCAGCCATTCTGGCGCCGTCAGGCAGTGATCCGGAATTGCTGGCAGCAATTCGTACGCTGCGCCAGTCCGGAGAAACCGTCGTTGTTCGCCTCGGCGACATCGTGGATGTGGAGGAGCTTCATGCCGACCGGATTCTGGTACGCATGAATGATCAATGGGGTGTTCAGCCACTCGTGGTGTGA